A DNA window from Trichosurus vulpecula isolate mTriVul1 chromosome 2, mTriVul1.pri, whole genome shotgun sequence contains the following coding sequences:
- the KCNK6 gene encoding potassium channel subfamily K member 6, whose product MNRGALLALALLVYAGYLTLGALVVSAIERPHESRLRAELRALKGELLESSPCLDDPTLERFLVRVLEAGRHGVSALHNATAPSSWDFASALFFASTLISTVGYGYTTPLSDSGKAFSIFFALLGVPFTMLVLTATAQRVALLVTHTPLRWLQFRRGWDRRLLARWHLVLLLLGVLAIFFLVPAAIFTYLEQAWTFLDAFYFCFISLSTIGLGDYVPGEQEGQKNRALYKVLVTVYLFLGLVAMALVLQTFRRMADLHGLTELILLPQECGAEDEEEEHTDILDSRVQPAHQQLNSGTHSDYAAIPR is encoded by the exons ATGAATCGGGGGGCGCTCCTGGCCCTGGCATTGCTGGTATACGCGGGCTACCTGACTCTGGGAGCCCTTGTGGTATCAGCGATCGAGCGGCCCCACGAGAGCCGGCTGCGGGCTGAGCTGCGAGCGCTGAAGGgagagctcctggagagcagccCGTGCCTGGACGATCCGACGCTAGAACGCTTCCTGGTGCGGGTGCTGGAGGCCGGGCGCCACGGGGTGTCGGCTCTCCACAACGCCACGGCGCCCAGCAGCTGGGACTTCGCCTCAGCGCTCTTCTTCGCCAGCACTCTCATCAGCACCGTGG GTTATGGCTATACTACCCCTCTGTCGGATTCAGGCAAggccttctccatcttctttgcCTTGCTCGGGGTGCCGTTTACCATGCTGGTGCTGACAGCCACAGCCCAGCGTGTGGCCTTGCTGGTGACCCACACCCCGCTGCGCTGGCTGCAGTTTCGCCGAGGCTGGGACCGAAGGCTGCTGGCCCGTTGGCACCTGGTACTGCTACTGCTAGGGGTGCTGGCCATCTTCTTCCTGGTGCCGGCTGCCATCTTCACCTACCTGGAGCAAGCCTGGACTTTCCTTGATGCTTTCTACTTCTGCTTTATCTCCCTTTCCACCATTGGGCTAGGGGACTACGTGCCTGGTGAGCAGGAAGGTCAGAAGAACAGGGCCCTTTACAAGGTTCTGGTCACAG TGTACCTGTTCCTGGGGCTGGTGGCCATGGCCCTAGTTCTTCAGACCTTCCGGCGTATGGCTGACCTACATGGATTGACTGAACTCATCCTTCTGCCCCAGGAGTGCGGGGctgaggatgaggaagaagagcacaCAGATATCCTGGACTCTAGGGTTCAGCCCGCTCACCAGCAGCTCAACTCAGGCACCCACTCAGACTATGCTGCCATCCCCCGGTAG